In Aethina tumida isolate Nest 87 chromosome 2, icAetTumi1.1, whole genome shotgun sequence, the DNA window GTGGGCGGCATCTACGACGAATACCAGCTGCCGTTCTACGACGCAGTGGCACCGGACCCACCCATCGAGGAGATGCGAAGGTACATCACCCAAACTGCACCTTAAcatcaatcaataatattgtgttttattcaGGGTGGTTTGTATAGAGAAACAGAGGCCTAACATACCGAACAGGTGGCAGAGCCACGAGGCACTACACGTCATGACGAAGCTGATGAAGGAGTGCTGGTACCACAACGCGACGGCCCGACTAACGGCTCTCAGAATTAAAAAGACGCTGTCGAACTTCAGGGCGACCGAGGAACTTAAGATGTAAATAATGGGTTTGTTTTATCTGGTCAGTTCCCCCATATTTTATCTGTCTTCTGGGTGTGACGTAAGCTTTTTTAGGTCAATGTGCATCTAACTTGCAATATGTGATGGAACTAGTGTTTTACAAACATCGTTGCAGGACCATCGGTGCAGAATCCACAGCAACagtaacaacaacaacaacaaatttaacaacTATGAATAGTTTTGTGTAGTacctaagaaatatttttggctGATAGTATttagttacatatatttactttttaatataatgaacaaaatattttaaacactttAGTCGGTATCTTAGGAACTATTTCGTGTGCGAGCTATTTTTACTATGATTTTAGTCGAGGTGCGCGTCTCACAAGTACAACCCATATGCGAgtcaaaatatatcaatagagTTATATATATGTAGATATTAAGATGTTGCgatgtgtattattttatttatttgtacattGAAACAGAGAACTATAGTTTCTGGGATACCCGCTTCAAAAAAAGACTGTACAtagatatatataaataatatatattaataattatcttgcCGATTTTGTATTTGACTTATACcttccttaaaaaatattacggaTGTTTAAAgggatgtaattttttaactattaaattttatgaataaggtctatgataatatttgttaaggAATATACCTCAAATCAAAATGGTAACAAAGCACTGTAAATACGGGATGtgttaacaataaatgtttGGCAACGGTGAAACACCTTTCGAACTCGCTTCCATACAAAAGTCTGACACTGTCTGTTCACTGCCGTATTGCATATCAGTTCCACTTTAATAAAAGACAAGCAATCTCATGGACCCATTCCATTTTTGTGAACACATGACAAGCATCTGTTTTTGGGTTTCACGACGTAAATTGTTCAAATCTTGCTCCGTTTTCAATtctgttgttaatatttcgtAATGATCGAACATTGAGCCAAACGTTTGTATTGTCAAATTCAACTCCTACCTCAACTTCTCCCTCGAGACACGTTTCATCGTTGCGAGCCGTTTCCAAACCATCTTACTGTAGTGTTTGTCTAGTTATTGTTTGTTCCTTGCATCAATTAATCATTGCAGTTGTTGttgattgattaatattgtgttattattttagttagtgatttttatacaattttacgtAGGTTTAAGAGTACAGAGCCAGGGGCAAATCATGCTAGACGACAGGaacattgtaattattatgagATTTGATGAAAAGTGCAGTGACGGCATTAAGCTGGTTTTTTACATGCTGACTTTTTGTCACATTTTGatttacattttgttaatattaaataaagtataaattatgatcacttgttttatttcaagaCCTTTCCCACTTACcatgaaaaatcaattaattttcattaaaaccaataaattataattatttttgccttcatcaacattaaattaatttaaaaacaagtacAACATTATTCTAGTTCTAAAAAACTATTTCACAATAAAGTATTGaactaattttgtatttatttcaaattatcatcattattattactattttaatagtatccatatgtaatatataattaaaattctctaattttaatgttaaaattcgtTGGATTATTTTCCTGACCCAGTTTTATCACAGACTCGCACGAAACAGACATACAAATAAAAGTGTTTATTTCTTAGTTTATTATCTCAAGTGGCACAAACTATCAATCTACATCTCGTATACTCGGCCCGGATTCGTTTATTGAGTTATCATCTCGTACATTCAGAACGAACGCATCAGTAAGGACTAGTTTACAATATCCATCGAACTCGTGCTTCTTCATCACGTAATCCCTTTCCGTCAGATCGGGCAGCTCCATCCACTCGTAGATCTCCTCTATCACATCCATCAGTTGCTTTTTCTGTTCCTTCCCCAACCTCTCGAAATGTATCTATTAAACAATTAGAGCGTAACAAAAACTCGTATAACTAAAACACTTACGAGAGATTTAATGTGATTGATCTGCGAGATGAGATCGTTTTTGGCCGCAGCTGTTGCTTTCTTGGCGCCGTCCTCGTCTTTGTACGTTTCAGAGTCGTTGATCATTTGATCGATTTGTTCACGGTTTAAAATTCCCCTGTGATTGCTGATCGTTATTTTGTTCTCCCTTCCGCTGGTCTTCTCCAAGGCTTTGACGGACAATATGCCGTTCGCGTCCAACTCAAACGTCACCTCGATCTAACATTGGAGTGTCaataatggtggatgcgccggtGTAACACACTTACTTGGGGCACTCCACGTGGTGCTGGTAAGATGCCGGACAGCTCGAAGATACCCAGCAAGTTGTTGTCTCTTGTCATCGTCCTTTCACCTTCATAAACTTGGATCAATACGGCCGACTGGTCGTCCACGTAGGTCGAAAATATCTACAACCAATAATGGTAACATTGCTCACactcatatataatatagtattATAAGTTACTTGAGTGTGTGTTATGGGGATTGAGGAGTTCCTTTTGATCAACGTGGACATGATTCCTCCAGCAGTTTCAATACCCAGAGACAAAGGTGTAACATCCAGCAGCAAAATCTCAGGAGTTTTAATGTTGGGATCTCTGGCTAAAATGGCCGCTTGAATGGCCGCCCCGTAAGCCACAGCTTCGTCCGGGTTGATGGACAGGTTCAGCTTCTTGCCCGGGAACATGTTCTGGAGGAGGGTTTGAATTTTTGGAATCCTTGTTGAGCCCCCAATTAGCACCACGTCTTCCACCTGAATGAATACTTAACGTAGTTTATTGGGGttacttaaatgttaaatgatactttgttgttgttgattttggCGTCCCTTAAGGCCTTTTTGACTGGGTCTAGAGTGCTCAAAAAGATGTCCGAGTTGATTTCCTCGAACTTGTCTCTGGTGAGGTTCTCCTGGAAGTCCAGCCCGTTCATGAAGGCGTCAATTTCAATCACCACATCCTTGCTGTCGGATAAAGTCCTTTTGGCCCTCTCGCAGGCAGTTTGTAGCCTCCTTAAGGCCCGCTTGTTGGACAGGATGTCTTGTTTGTGCTTCCTTCTGAATTGTTCGGCGAAGTACTGCACCATACGGTTGTCGATGTCCGCCCCACCTAGGTGAGTGTCACCGGCGGTGGACTCCACCTCGAAGATGCCTTCCTCGGAGAGCAGCAGGACGGACACGTCGAACGTTCCGCCCCCCATGTCGAAAACCAGGATGTGCTTTTCTCCTACTATCTTGAAAGAATCAACGGTGAAAACGTACCAAAACACGAATTTGAATAACAATGGAATCAATTCGGAGCGGCGGGGCGCAAATTAAATGCTCATTCACGATAGGAATGAATGGGGAGAACGTATTCGAACGGCGTGCCTCATATACGGGAGGTGAACGACTGAATTTTCCTATAATTGGAATGATAAAGACTTCTGGTTATTACTGGCTGGCGGTGGGGACTCCGTCAAATTCCGAAGAGACAATGGACCCGATATCCATTAAAATGCGACGGAGGGAACCGGAAATTACTGGGAGAGGCCCGCTTTTCAAACGGGCAGCATTTTTCGTCCGTTTCCATGCAAAATAAACAAGTATGCGGCGGTTATTAGTAAGTTATCTTAATGAATTCGTGTGTAGTAGGTAATATCGATGCAAATATGTACCTCATTATCGAGTCCGTATGCGATGGCGGCCGCGGTCGGTTCGTTAATGATCCTGCGGACATCCAGGCCGGCCATCACCCCCGCATCTTTGGTGGCCTGCCTCTGAGCGTCGTTGAAGTAAGCTGGCACAGTGATCACGGCCGTCGACACGTTCGATTCCAGATAGGTTTCGGCCACTTCCTTCATTTTGCCCACCACCATCGAGGCTATCTCTTCGGCGAAGTAGGACATTGTCTCGCCCTTACGCATCGAATCAACAGGCTGGTATTGATTTGTGTAAGTTTATTGGGTTACCTTGTATTGTACACGGATCTTGGGCTTCCCCTGGTCGTTGTACACTTCGAACGGCCACAACTTCTTGTCGCTTTGCACCACCGGGTCGTCGTAGGTTCTGCCAATCAACCGTTTTGAGTCTGGCCAACAGAAAAACcccatttaaacatttacaaaaccACAAAGATCATCAGGAGAGGGAAAAAATACTCGTAACTCATTACCATAAACTGTATTTTCGGCGTTAAGGACCGC includes these proteins:
- the LOC109596442 gene encoding heat shock 70 kDa protein-like, which codes for MAASSKTSDEKKPIQLYSVGIDLGTTYSCVGVFRDGKVEIISNEQGNRTTPSYVAFTEENRLVGDQAKEQAVLNAENTVYDSKRLIGRTYDDPVVQSDKKLWPFEVYNDQGKPKIRVQYKGETMSYFAEEIASMVVGKMKEVAETYLESNVSTAVITVPAYFNDAQRQATKDAGVMAGLDVRRIINEPTAAAIAYGLDNEIVGEKHILVFDMGGGTFDVSVLLLSEEGIFEVESTAGDTHLGGADIDNRMVQYFAEQFRRKHKQDILSNKRALRRLQTACERAKRTLSDSKDVVIEIDAFMNGLDFQENLTRDKFEEINSDIFLSTLDPVKKALRDAKINNNKVEDVVLIGGSTRIPKIQTLLQNMFPGKKLNLSINPDEAVAYGAAIQAAILARDPNIKTPEILLLDVTPLSLGIETAGGIMSTLIKRNSSIPITHTQIFSTYVDDQSAVLIQVYEGERTMTRDNNLLGIFELSGILPAPRGVPQIEVTFELDANGILSVKALEKTSGRENKITISNHRGILNREQIDQMINDSETYKDEDGAKKATAAAKNDLISQINHIKSLIHFERLGKEQKKQLMDVIEEIYEWMELPDLTERDYVMKKHEFDGYCKLVLTDAFVLNVRDDNSINESGPSIRDVD